The Anaeromyxobacter sp. Fw109-5 genomic interval GCTGCGCGAGCGTGCGCCCGTTACGGTCGATCACGGCGAGGCCGCGCGCGAGCCGCTCCGGATCGCCCCCGGCGTCGCGCAGGAGGCCGGACCAGCCCAGGATGGCGTTGAGGGGGGTGCGCAGCTCGTGCGAGAGCGTCGCGAGGAACTCGTCCTTCGCGCGATTCGCCGACTCGGCGTGCGCCCGCGCGTCCTGCTCGCGCCGCAGCGCGTGGGCGAGCTCCTCGCGCGAGGCGGCGCGCTCCTGCTGCGCCCGGATCTTCCCCGCCTCCATCCGGTCGATCGCCACCGCGTCCCGGAGCACCAGCACGACGAACAGCAGCGAGAGGACCACCACGAGCAGCGAGACGGCGAGCCCGCCGCCCTCGCCGGCGTCGGCCACCGCGAGGCTGGCGCCGCCGAGCAGCACCGGCAGCAGCAGGACGTACACGAGCAGCCGTCGCGCGAGCGCGCTCCCGGCGCCGGTGGAGGCGACGTTCGCGACGAACCCGCGATCGGGCCGGGCGCAGAGCAGCCCCACGTCCAGCGCGAGCAGCGACAGCGCCGTCGGGAAGGCGATCCCCGTGACGGTGGCCTGGCCGTAGAGCAGCGTGACGCCGTAGACGTGGCCCACGACGCCGAGGAGCCCGAGGGCCGTCGCCGCGACGGCGAGCACCTGCGCGAGCCACGCGAAGCGGCGGCGCGCGTCGAGGCCGATGAGGACCGCGCCCACGATGAGCATGTTCAGCGCCGCCGGTGGTCCCGGCCTTCCTGGGCTCGTGACGGCGGCGCTGGGGGTGAGCGCCGGCACGAGCAGCCGGTCGATCCCGAGATCCAGGCCCGTGAGGTGCTGGAACAGGGTCGCGGCCCCGAGCGCCGCCACCCCGGCGCCGATGACGCGAGAGCCGATGCGGGCCCACCGCATGGGGAGCCCGGCGAGCAGGAGGCCGACCGCAGCGGCGAGGACGCCGCTCGCGGCGTTCGGCTGCATCTCGATGGCCCTGCCGAACGAACGGAGCAACGGGGTCCCGAGAGGGTAGCTCGCGAGGGCGACGACACCAATCAGGGCCGCGATCGCCGCCGCGACCCGCGACACCTGGTGCATCCGCGCCACCGCTCCTCGATCGAGCAGCGGGATGTCCCTCGATCCGTCCATCCGAACCCTTGCGGGAAGCTAGGGTCGAAGAGAGATCGGCGCCATGTATGCGATCGGGCGGTCGCGTGCTCCCTATGGGGCCGCGCCGCCGCCGGCGCCTACAGCGCCAGCGCCGTCAACACGAGGGTGGCGAGGAGGAGCATCGCGATCCACACGAGCATCGGCGAACGCTCGATCGCAGGGGCGGGCGGCACGAGGTCCTCGTCCGCCTCGCTCGTGGGGAGCTCGCCGCCCGGGCTCGCCAGGATCTCGCGCGCGCGGCACAGATCGCTCGCCGGTACGAGGACGCGAACCGCTTGCCCCGC includes:
- a CDS encoding ATP-binding protein; protein product: MDGSRDIPLLDRGAVARMHQVSRVAAAIAALIGVVALASYPLGTPLLRSFGRAIEMQPNAASGVLAAAVGLLLAGLPMRWARIGSRVIGAGVAALGAATLFQHLTGLDLGIDRLLVPALTPSAAVTSPGRPGPPAALNMLIVGAVLIGLDARRRFAWLAQVLAVAATALGLLGVVGHVYGVTLLYGQATVTGIAFPTALSLLALDVGLLCARPDRGFVANVASTGAGSALARRLLVYVLLLPVLLGGASLAVADAGEGGGLAVSLLVVVLSLLFVVLVLRDAVAIDRMEAGKIRAQQERAASREELAHALRREQDARAHAESANRAKDEFLATLSHELRTPLNAILGWSGLLRDAGGDPERLARGLAVIDRNGRTLAQLVSDLLDMSRIAAGRIEVEHADVDLLAVVDDAIEAVRAAARAKGVAISRSAGPELPRVVGDAGRLRQVAWNLVSNAVKFTPPGGSVDVRLGREGGAAVLEVKDTGVGMSRDFLPIMFDPFVQAEGSSVRRHGGLGLGLAITKQLVALHGGTIHAESDGPGRGSTFRVLVPETARTPALAPVVAGTRRELGGARVLVVDDEGDSRDVLLQLLTSWGAQAVGAASVREALEAIAREPPDLIVSDIAMPGEDGFSFVRELRRLEAARGERPVPVAALTAFARPEDRQRALSAGFDAHLAKPVDPTTLHATIAGLLRDGRGGGGARPASGPVPAAAPGAPQQGGEDALAAG
- a CDS encoding putative signal transducing protein translates to MPEQHSPEYRTVAVFGSLADAELVRGMLEADGIAAAVLDGIDAALLPGAGQAVRVLVPASDLCRAREILASPGGELPTSEADEDLVPPAPAIERSPMLVWIAMLLLATLVLTALAL